The DNA region GCGATCGCCAAGCAAAATTAAACTGAGCAGCCAATTGATAGAAAAAGTCGTGGTAACCCGTTTGGGATTCTTCGAGTAATTTAATCGTTTTGCCCAACAAGTCCTTCCCTAAAGTCTCCGGCAAACTTTCAAAGCCCAACTTATTCAACATCAGTTCACGGTAGGTGTGTTCATATTCCGCGTCATAACCATCCAAACCTGTTGCCAAATCCTGCTTATCCATCACCATCCCGAGTGGTCGCTGCAAAACTTCGAGATTAATCCGACAGATCATCGGTTGGTTGCCATAGCTATAGCGCCCGCTGTAATCAAAATATGCTGCCGTAAATTTACGGTCATAGGTCGGGATAAAAGCATAGGGACCATAGTCAAAACTTTCACCGGCGATCGCCATATTGTCGGTATTCAGTACCGCATGGCAAAAACCTGCCGTCATCCATTGCGCCGCCAACCGCGCCACTCGTTTCACCAAATCCGCATAAAATAACCCATAGACCTCTTCCTCACCCATATAATCCGAGTAATAATGCTCAATCACATGGTCTAAAAGCGTTTCGACAAGATCAGGCCGCTGGTAAAAATACAATCGCTCGAATGTCCCAAAGCGAATGTGCGATCGCTGGAACCGCACCATTACCGAAGAGCGCGTCGGAGAAGGTTCATCGCCCCGCCATAAAGATTCGCCGGTTTCAATGAGGCTTAAGGTCCGGGATGTATTCACACCCAGTTGATGCAACGCTTCCGCTGCCAACACTTCCCGTACACCGCCTTTCAACGTCAAACGACCATCACCATTTCGGGAATACGGTGTTCTACCAGAACCCTTTGTCCCAAAGTCGTACAACAATCCGTCCGGCGATCGCACCTGCCCATATAAAAAGCCCCGACCATCCCCCAAATCTGGATTGTATTCTCCAAACTGATAGCCGTGATAGCGCATTGCCCGCAGATGGTGGGGCACATGAAATTGACCAAACGCCTCAATGAAATCTTGCTCCTCAACCTTTTCCGACATTAAACCCAATTTCCCTAAAAGCTGATCATTCCGAAATCGCAGCTCATACTTTGGAAAATCTGCTGCTTCCACCACATCCGAATACTGATCACCCAGACCAGCAAACACATTTTCATAGGGCAGACACACCAACGGATTTTGAGTTAACTCACTAAGAGGAGGCATTCACTTAAAATTTGAAGAGTCAAACTTGAACAAAAGATTAAGAGGTATTATGCCAGATCCGATTATGTACCAAGAGGATGGTTATGTGGTTCTTCGCCATGATCAACCCGAACAGATCATGGAACCTAACGAAATTCGCCAATTTTTCACTGACTTATTTACAAAAGAACCAGATTTACTCCCCACAGAATTAGAATCCCTTCCTCCCACCGACCAACTCACCAAGCTGCTCGAAGATTATTGTGAGCTGGATATTCCCGATGGATTTTTGCAATGGTATGCCGTCCGCTTCGAAAAATAGGCCTCAACGCGAAACCTCAAACTGAAATTATTTCCATGTATGATGACACTCGTTGCACTCATATGCTGGATTCGTTTCACTAAGGTCACAACCACCCAGCACGACCCAATTATTGGCTAGATTACGTTTTAGCGACTCATCAAAATTCATCAGCCCATACAAAATCAATGCGGTATTTTGCGCGCCACAGTTTGGGCATACCTTTTGATTAATCTCTTGATAGTATTTCCTTTCTGCCTTGGCCTTAGCTTCAGCTTCTGCCTTAGCTTTCTGAGCCGCACGATACTTTTTACTGTTAATCCTTCTTGCCATAAAAATAGTCTAATGCCTACATTTGTTTGTTCCGCGACATTTATGTGACTGAGCTATTACTTATTCAGACAAAATACACCACTGAATTTAGACTTTTTTTCAAACACTAGGTGACAGAGATTCGGCATGCCCTATGGTAACTTCCGCACGACAATTCTTACATATGCCATACGCACTACTTGCATCTCCATCTATCCAATCAAAGTCCACTTCTCCACAAAAAGGACAAGAAGGAGATTCAGTTGGCCAAGCCTCAATAATAGAAAAGAACTTTCTACCGTTATCAGTAACGCCAGCAAGTGATGAAAGCTTATGAATAGTATTTGGTGGTAAATTCCAATTTTGTTCCACCAAATTTACTGCGATAGATCGTGCCTCAAAGGAACGATCTATATAAATGTAGACACTGCGTACCGCTCTTAAAAGTTTCGATTTAACAGTACATCGCTTGACCTTTCTTTCGTTACCACGCTCACCCAAACAAGCCCAGCCTGCATTATATTTTTTCTCCTCATAAAATTCGCCCATAACTTCTTGGATTTGTCTCAATGAGGTAGCAGGAAAATAAGCTAGCCATTCATTGCCACCGACTCTTTTGCATAGTCCATTACTTTTGTTATTCAACAAATAGCTAAAGTAATTAATCTCTTCATCCACTAAGAGATGACCAAAATAATCATTGCGTATTTTAAAACCAGAGCCGTTATATGAAGCCAAATAACCTGACGGACAATCAGAGATAATATACAGAAACTCTTGGAGTAGCTTTGGATTCATGAGCAGTCTAGATTAAAGTTTCGATAGTAATAGCGATCGCCTCTCTCTTTATATATCTACTAATTAGCGGCCTGGAGCTGATCAATCAAAGCAAAGCGAATATCGCCCTCTTTAGAAAGTACTTTTAAGTCGGGATTATCGGTATTGAGGAAGTCTAAGCCGATTTCATTGCCGGAAATGAGAAATTCAACGGTTGCGACTTTATATGTAGTTGTTGGGTCTAGGGGGCGATCGCCGACGAGCCAGTTTTGGGTATCAGAGTCTTGTGTTACGCCACTTGTCTGCAAAAATCCACCGGAGCCGCGATTGGCCAGACCTTGATTCAAAACCTGCTCGAGTAACTCCCCAGACATCTCCACAGTTACAATTTCTCCTCCGAATGGCAACACTCGAATCACGTCATACTGAGTGATTATCCCTGGTGGCATAACATCATCGATCCGAATCGACCCACTGTTGAAAATCGACACATCTACATCAGTGGCACTATTTAATACCGCATCGGCAATGACGTGGGTTAGCTCAGTTGATTCATTACGCACAGAGCTTTCCAGACCATCTAGGGGAATCTCCGTTTCTGTGATCACCGCTTCAGGTTCAAAGCCATTCTCCCGAAATCCATCAAAAGCCTTTTGCTCCCAATAATCCACGGCTTTCTCAGTATCTGGGTCTAGGGCGATCGCCTCAGTCAGAAACTCCAATTCCGATTCAACCTCTAGCTCATCGGAACCAGTGTCGTAAGTGAACCGATGAATATAAGCTGTGCGAGCATTAGCATCAGCCTTAAAAATTGGCGTAAAATCCTTACCGCGCCATTGCTGAATATTGTCATGTTCATGACCGCCAAGAACAATGTCAATCTCCGGAATATTTTCCGCGAGGTACTGATCATCAGGCAAGTTCAAATGCGTCACCGCCACGATCACATCCACATCATCGACGATCGCCTCGACATCTTCTTTCATCTTGTCGAGCGGATCAAGATAAGACACATAGGGCGCTGGATTACTCGGAATAGTCGTCCCCACAAACCCAATGCGTACTTTTTCGCCAGACTCACTCTCAATCGTCCGAATCACATAATCTGGCACATTTTTCCATTGTTCGCCTTCAGCATCACGCACATTTCCTGAAAACCACTGAAATTTAGATTCTTCTAGGCGATCGCGAAATTGAGGCTCTGTCAGATCAAACTCATGATTCCCAAAGGTCGCCAAATCCAGCTCCATAGCATTCAGTACCCCGACCATCTGCTGACCGGCCAGGCGATCGCCATCAACTGTTGCTGTTCCCAGCGCTGAAGGACTAAAAAAGTCCCCGGCCATCACCGTAAAAGTATTCTCATTCTCCGCTAACAAATCCTTCCGCACCGTTGCGACCCGAGCCAAACCCGCTTCCGCACCACCCGCTAACGGCGCAATCTCGTAAACATCATTTATCTGCAAAATCTGGAATTGAACCTTTTCCGCCAATACCGAACTATGACTCACTGACCAGCTGATCATCACAACAGAAATCAGACAGACTAGAGCAATTCGATTTAGCCAAACTTTCCAACGAAACATAATAGTTCAATCGCAGCGACATTCAATCTCCCTATCATGCTGTTTTTTACGGTTCGGACATGCCGCCCTTAACATCACTTGACAAAATGACATATCTAGCAGTAAGTCGAAAGCAGAAATCAAGCCATCTTTGAGAATCCTCAAAATTCCTTCAAAGCAAAGATTTCACGGATTTCAAGGACTACAAATCAACAATGTGAGCCAAGTCACAAAACATTAAAATCACGATCACTGTAATATTTTGTAATGATTCGTTATATTTAGTTACACAAGCAACGAAGAGGTAACAACCTATGACTACTAACCAAGCTATTCAAGGCGGATTTGTCACAACTGATGATGGTTACACCAACACATTCGCCCTTGAGCCTGTTGTTTACGTTGATGCGGAAAACACTGCAGGTTGGACAGCATATGCAGAGAAGCTCAATGGTCGTCTAGCAATGATTGGTTTTGTTGCCCTCATCGCAACTGAACTCATCGGTGGCGACACAATCATCAATCTATTGTTCCAACTCTAATTTTTCAGTTAGAAGATTTCGACTTTTCTAGTCTCTAGAAGTATTTAAGCCATAACGAGGACAAAAACATGTTTGCATCATTAGTTATCGGACTACGCAAAATCATGGGCAAGAGCCGCTTCAACCAAATCCGAGGCAAGGCTATTGGCCTCCATTGCAAGACAATCACCAATTTCTGCAACTTCATTGGTATTGACTCCAAAGAACGTCAAAGCCTAATTCGTCTCGCTCGTAACAATGGTAAGCAGCTCGGGTTTATGGCTTAAATCTACGACTTTAATTTTCTATCCTTTTAAAGTTTTCTCCTCCTAAACAAAATTGACTCTAAGTCCTTGATGTCGGTGTGCCCCGCATCAGGGACTTTTTTTGTGATATTCGTCACTGGCGATCGCCCGAGAGATCAGAAGAGCTCTGTAATATCGGCAGGTATTATGACTGATTAGGTACACAAGTCAGAGGCTTCTAGCGTCACTTTCTTTTGCTTATGGAAATTCGATAATAAAGACATAGAGACAGGCAACTTATTTTCTTCTTACAGAGCAATGCAATGCACATTCACTACTTTATTTTCTGTCATGGTCATGTCTAGCCACAGCAACGGGCGATCGCCCACAAAAAATAAAATAGGTTTAAGCACAGATCCATAGCTCACTTTCTATAACAATAAAATTACTACTAAAGAATTCTAAAATCAGCTCAATTCTTTTGTAAGGTATTTCAAAACTTTTCATCCAAGCGATGGAAAGTTTTTTGTTTTTTTGCGATAATCATATCTCCTCAAAAAAGGCATTCTTTTCAATCAGAATTAGTACATTTTGATGAGATCAATTAATACTTTTTTCTGTTGTCAAAATCAATTATCATACAATCGCCAAAAAACAAAAAGAAAAGCAAGTAATCGTACGCCATATCACCGAAAAAACGACTATGAACTTTAAGCTATTTCTCCGATATGAAAAAACTTTGGTTTGACTATACTAAGAAGTAGGAAAGAAATTGTCCAAGCCCCAATGCTTTGAGAGTAAGCATCTGGGGCTTTTTATTGTCTATGGCTGACAATGGATTCCCAGGTATAGATATTGGATATTTGCTGACTATCTTCAGTCGAAAACAAGGATGTAATACTCACCTTGGATTTCTGCTGAAAATTGCTTCTTTTCATTAACTATTTCGCCGAGAATAGAAGAGGAAAAATCTTCACCTCATTCAGAAAAAAATATCTTCTATGTCCATAGAAGAGAGATAAACCAATAAAATCTAACAGGATAAAAAGTCCTAAGGCAATACTTTGAAACAGGATAAATGTAAGTTCACTTTCAAAAGAAAAAGCTAAATCTCAGACTGAAAAACATTTCAGATCTATCCGCTATGGAGATAAAAATTCGCTGTGCTCTTACCTCATTCTTCTATAATGTAGATGACTTTTACCTAACCTGCGAATAGCACTATTACAGTATTCAATTGCTCTCTGGAACAGAATAACCTAGCCAAAGCTACTCTCATCTGAATCTAATGAGTGAAGTGATGATTATTGTTCAGAACTTACGCAAAAGAAAACTTGAGAGCAGGAGATTGAAGCTGCGGACGAAGGAAATCAGACCATGGTTAGTGAGAGATTTCATAGACTAGACCTCTTGCAACAGGGTAGAGAGAAGGTAAAAAGGAAGCAAACACAAAAAACAGAGAGAGTTTCAAGAGAGTAATGTTAAACGCCAATTGCGCAGTAGCTCAATACTTCCATTCACTCTAAATTTCGCAAACAGTGCCATGCTCAAGTCCACCATGTGTTTTGATTTAGAGACGACCTTCGTCCTGCGATGAAACCGAGCAAACCAATGGCGATTGTCTGAGTTGTTTCTCTCAATTGCTATAGCAGGCATGGCATCTATGTTTATTGCTTCTATCCTATTCTGTCTTAACCCACTCCTTGCCTGCTATATATCCAATCCTGTGGCTGGATGGCATGAGAATAAAAATCAGAGAGGAAGGACGGGATACGAATCAGACTCTCTATCTAGCACTGGGAGTGAAGCAGTCCGGTCACAAGGAGGTCTTAGGAATGTGGCTATCCTCGGGAGGAGAGGGGGCAAAATTTTGGTTATCAGTGCTGAATGAAATCCACCATCGGGGAGTCGAACATATCTGTATAGCTTGTGTGGATGGGTTGAAGGGATTTCCCGCTGCCATTGAAGCGGTGTTCCCAAAAACGAGAGTGCAATTATGTATCGTTCATCTGATACGAAATAGCCTGAAATTCGTTTCTTGGAAAGACCGTAAGTCCGTGGTGTCAGACCTCAAGCCTATTTACCAGGCCGCCACAGTTTCCGAGGCAGAATCCGCCTTAACTGCTTTTGCGGAGCGTTGGGACGGTATCTACCCCACTATTTCCCAAATATGGCTGAATCATTGGGAAAACATCATTCCATTATTTGATGATCCAGCTCCCATCCGCCGCATCATTTACACCACCAATGCCATTGAGGCGGTCAATCGCTCTTTGGGCAAGGTGTGAAAAACCAAGGGCATGTTCCCCCATGCAGATGCTGCCCTGAAATTGCTGTATTTAGCCCTGAAGCATTTGATGAAGAGATGGACGATACCAATACAATACCCCATTGGAAAAGGGGCTTAAGCTATTTTGCCATTGATAATCCAGAGTATTTTCTTCACTAATTTTCTTTGCTTACACAAAATTCTTGACACTCCCAACGTCGAAGGCATCCACTCCACAAAACGTTGGTAACTCACGGCTCTGGGAAAAGCTCTTCGCCAGTGATGACGCACATTGATGAGATAGAAATATTTAAAATTGCGATAGTGAGATTGGTGAAAAGCAATCAATATCGTCATTATCTCGCTGAGACTAAGGCTTCTGGGGCGACGCCGTCGCTTTTGCTTTGAGGCCAGTAATTGCTGTTGCCATTGAGGTTCAAAGACTTGGCAGAAATCATCAACAGCACAAAACAAAAGTTCTAGACTGGTCATGGGAGAAGGTAGTGGACTGGTTATCAACTTCCACAATATGCACTTTTTCCTTTTTCTTTCTTAACCCGAACTTACGTTAACATTACTCTCTTGAAACTCTCAAAAGTCGTATTCGGAAGCAACTCAGACATAGTCCATCCCTCAGAGATGCCATGGATATGACTCTGCGTATAGCAACTTCTTAACTCTTTTGGCCACTGCTATAGTATGGAGCATCAGAAATACTGAGACATTAAAGCACTTCTGCAGGTTCAAGAAGATTAGATCTTTGAGAATTGGGGCTTAAGTAAAGGCCGGAGTAGAAACTTTCGCCGCGATCGCCTGAGCAATTTCAACAAGAGCTTTTGCAGAAGCAGATTCAGGATGAGAAACCACGATCGGCATCCCATTATCACCACCTTCACGCAGCGCAATCTCTAACGGCACACATCCAAGTAAAGGTACATCTAACTCTTTTGCTGTCTTCTCACCGCCGCCAGAACCAAACAAGTCATATTGCTTCTCAGGCATATCAGGCGGAATGAAGTAACTCATGTTTTCCACAATACCAAGAAGATTCACATCCATTTGTTGGAACATCTTCAAGCCACGACGAGAATCTAGCAAAGATACCGTTTGGGGGGTTGTCACAATAATTGCGCCCGCCATCGGCACAGCCTGAGCCATGGTTAACTGGGCATCACCTGTACCAGGAGGCATATCAACTAACAGATAATCGAGTTCGCCCCAATTCACTTGATATAAAAACTGTCTGACCATGCTATTGATCATCGGACCACGCCACATCACTGGCTGGTCAGGATCAATCAGAAATGCCATCGAAACGATTTTTACGCCGTGGTTAAATTCAGGTTGGAGAATATCTTTGCCATCTGTTTTATCAACTTTAATATCGACTTCGCCAACGCCCATCATATTGGGAACATTTGGGCCATAAATATCTGCGTCTAAAAGGCCAACTTTCGCACCACTCTGGGCAAGGGCGATCGCCACATTTACAGCGACACTGCTTTTCCCAACACCTCCTTTACCACTAGAGATCGCAATAATATTTTTTACATCGTCAATGCCCTGCGGGCTAGGGAGAGGCTTCGGTGTAGGAGGAGCTGCAATCACAGAAACATCCACAGCATCAACACCATCAAGGGCCATCACAGCCTTTTCGCAATCTTCCACAATTAAATCTTTAATCATGCCCTGTGGTGTGGCTAAGGCAAGGGTAAAAGACACAGTCTTACCATCAATGACTACATCCCGCACTTTGCCTGCTTCTACCAAGCTCTGCTTACGTTCAGCATCTTTAACAGGTTTCAGAGCATCAAGCACTACTTGAGAATCAATCATGGCTTTGGAGACAATTAGGAAAATGGATAGAGAATTGACGACTAAAACAAATTACTTAGCGTCAGATTTAGGGTGAAAGCGGATACCCACAAAAATATCGTAAAGGAATCCGAGGAAATCTTTCCCTCTCAGCAAGCCAAGGGATTGAGGAGAATCTTTCTGATCGAGGAGGGGCTTAATATGATAGTAAGCAGGCTGATATTTGTACCAAGGAATAGAGGGCCAAAGGTGGTGCACAAGGTGATAATTCTGGCCAAGGATCAGTAAGTTTAGGAGTTTCCCAGGATAGACACGAGCATTTTTCCAACGATCACGTTCTTCAAAAGGACGGTGGGGCAAATAATCAAAAAATAGACCCAATGCAATACCGACAACCAGAGCTGGCACAAACCAGAAATTCATGATGTAGCCGATAAAGTCAAAGTGGATACCAAGATAGACAATAACGCCCAAAAAGGCACGGCTAAGGAACCATTCCAATAATTCATAGTTCTTCCAAAGACGGCGCCTAAAGAAGAAAAACTCGTGGTAGAAAAAGCGAGCAGCAATCATCCAGAGCGGCCCACCTGTAGAGACAAAATGGTCGGGATCATTGTCAGGATCATTTACATGAGCATGATGCTGTAAATGAACCCTTGTAAAGACAGGGAAGGCAAAACCCAACATCAAGGCACTCGAATGGCCCAAAATTGTATTGACAGTGCGGTTGCTATGAGCCGCGCGGTGGGAGGCATCATGGATGACGGTACCGGCGAGATGTAATGCCAAAACATTTTCGGAAAAACAAACCCAGTCGTACCAGCCCCAAATCCAATAACCACACACGGAAGTTGCAATCAAAACAACGCTGATGATAACCATCCATACGTTTGGATTCATGCCACCAGGTGCGCGTAGATACTCCTTTGACATTCTGAGTGATGACGTAGCCACCGCCGTCATAACTGTCTATACTCCTTACTACTTAAATTCTAAAAAATTTCGCAATCTTGCGTAGTTTACAATACTTAAGCCTATTCCATAAAGCTTGACGTCTCCGGCACACTAAAGATGTTGTGTAATAAAAGCCTGAGATAATAGGCATTTCAAGATGTTTTCTACGGCTTGAAGTAAAACAA from [Leptolyngbya] sp. PCC 7376 includes:
- a CDS encoding Mrp/NBP35 family ATP-binding protein yields the protein MIDSQVVLDALKPVKDAERKQSLVEAGKVRDVVIDGKTVSFTLALATPQGMIKDLIVEDCEKAVMALDGVDAVDVSVIAAPPTPKPLPSPQGIDDVKNIIAISSGKGGVGKSSVAVNVAIALAQSGAKVGLLDADIYGPNVPNMMGVGEVDIKVDKTDGKDILQPEFNHGVKIVSMAFLIDPDQPVMWRGPMINSMVRQFLYQVNWGELDYLLVDMPPGTGDAQLTMAQAVPMAGAIIVTTPQTVSLLDSRRGLKMFQQMDVNLLGIVENMSYFIPPDMPEKQYDLFGSGGGEKTAKELDVPLLGCVPLEIALREGGDNGMPIVVSHPESASAKALVEIAQAIAAKVSTPAFT
- a CDS encoding GGDEF domain-containing protein — protein: MNPKLLQEFLYIISDCPSGYLASYNGSGFKIRNDYFGHLLVDEEINYFSYLLNNKSNGLCKRVGGNEWLAYFPATSLRQIQEVMGEFYEEKKYNAGWACLGERGNERKVKRCTVKSKLLRAVRSVYIYIDRSFEARSIAVNLVEQNWNLPPNTIHKLSSLAGVTDNGRKFFSIIEAWPTESPSCPFCGEVDFDWIDGDASSAYGICKNCRAEVTIGHAESLSPSV
- a CDS encoding bifunctional UDP-sugar hydrolase/5'-nucleotidase, with the protein product MFRWKVWLNRIALVCLISVVMISWSVSHSSVLAEKVQFQILQINDVYEIAPLAGGAEAGLARVATVRKDLLAENENTFTVMAGDFFSPSALGTATVDGDRLAGQQMVGVLNAMELDLATFGNHEFDLTEPQFRDRLEESKFQWFSGNVRDAEGEQWKNVPDYVIRTIESESGEKVRIGFVGTTIPSNPAPYVSYLDPLDKMKEDVEAIVDDVDVIVAVTHLNLPDDQYLAENIPEIDIVLGGHEHDNIQQWRGKDFTPIFKADANARTAYIHRFTYDTGSDELEVESELEFLTEAIALDPDTEKAVDYWEQKAFDGFRENGFEPEAVITETEIPLDGLESSVRNESTELTHVIADAVLNSATDVDVSIFNSGSIRIDDVMPPGIITQYDVIRVLPFGGEIVTVEMSGELLEQVLNQGLANRGSGGFLQTSGVTQDSDTQNWLVGDRPLDPTTTYKVATVEFLISGNEIGLDFLNTDNPDLKVLSKEGDIRFALIDQLQAAN
- the crtR gene encoding beta-carotene hydroxylase, giving the protein MTAVATSSLRMSKEYLRAPGGMNPNVWMVIISVVLIATSVCGYWIWGWYDWVCFSENVLALHLAGTVIHDASHRAAHSNRTVNTILGHSSALMLGFAFPVFTRVHLQHHAHVNDPDNDPDHFVSTGGPLWMIAARFFYHEFFFFRRRLWKNYELLEWFLSRAFLGVIVYLGIHFDFIGYIMNFWFVPALVVGIALGLFFDYLPHRPFEERDRWKNARVYPGKLLNLLILGQNYHLVHHLWPSIPWYKYQPAYYHIKPLLDQKDSPQSLGLLRGKDFLGFLYDIFVGIRFHPKSDAK
- a CDS encoding IS256 family transposase, with the protein product MPAIYPILWLDGMRIKIREEGRDTNQTLYLALGVKQSGHKEVLGMWLSSGGEGAKFWLSVLNEIHHRGVEHICIACVDGLKGFPAAIEAVFPKTRVQLCIVHLIRNSLKFVSWKDRKSVVSDLKPIYQAATVSEAESALTAFAERWDGIYPTISQIWLNHWENIIPLFDDPAPIRRIIYTTNAIEAVNRSLGKV
- a CDS encoding YdiU family protein; the protein is MPPLSELTQNPLVCLPYENVFAGLGDQYSDVVEAADFPKYELRFRNDQLLGKLGLMSEKVEEQDFIEAFGQFHVPHHLRAMRYHGYQFGEYNPDLGDGRGFLYGQVRSPDGLLYDFGTKGSGRTPYSRNGDGRLTLKGGVREVLAAEALHQLGVNTSRTLSLIETGESLWRGDEPSPTRSSVMVRFQRSHIRFGTFERLYFYQRPDLVETLLDHVIEHYYSDYMGEEEVYGLFYADLVKRVARLAAQWMTAGFCHAVLNTDNMAIAGESFDYGPYAFIPTYDRKFTAAYFDYSGRYSYGNQPMICRINLEVLQRPLGMVMDKQDLATGLDGYDAEYEHTYRELMLNKLGFESLPETLGKDLLGKTIKLLEESQTGYHDFFYQLAAQFNFAWRSHPETILENSNLSAAVFEKWRNVYQTALQTIPEAELNTVGDRLTRTNPKTALLRPVIESIWEPIVAEDNWQPFNDLLKKIQQRK
- a CDS encoding chlorophyll a/b-binding protein; this translates as MTTNQAIQGGFVTTDDGYTNTFALEPVVYVDAENTAGWTAYAEKLNGRLAMIGFVALIATELIGGDTIINLLFQL
- a CDS encoding chlororespiratory reduction protein 7 — its product is MPDPIMYQEDGYVVLRHDQPEQIMEPNEIRQFFTDLFTKEPDLLPTELESLPPTDQLTKLLEDYCELDIPDGFLQWYAVRFEK